The following are encoded in a window of Hippoglossus stenolepis isolate QCI-W04-F060 chromosome 10, HSTE1.2, whole genome shotgun sequence genomic DNA:
- the zfyve26 gene encoding zinc finger FYVE domain-containing protein 26 has protein sequence MYPFSREAETSLQDLFEYFKRCLQHGEWELASACVPQLVQSTHSENLQDIIKAIICHPYKLEWETVGSPHRLAWFWLQVLEKWTEEKVSPDIRRELEFLLLLEELGSEGIAETVLKELHQSYLTSQPDQKAAEGSGSTQAAVESCLRTLLEKKKPRLAQSLAHFLQDQSPTEDHTLQHTFIQHLMKKLAKPEKKVEEWVEEIYAVLAVMPWSSGRSAGQFEALCEALWAARDGPLKEERILSSLLRPQCDALVSLYCSTALRLQRDHLLRSTPDTQVELPEAEKLALSLCCHKDRPSIWKAIYFECLSSGKHFLEQVLVTALDLVKHEEFSQLRELVQLEFQPLSRLLLLLGWTQCRSLSSAQKLLSVLHREQAPASDSVLQEFANLLSSQLGILEWCKNNNPGISMEALLTQLHTLDNHSALYILHTLTPLPQFEERRILDLLQQLPNPPGPDDSEAIRTLSPGAQRNIVLFQGFCVIKYTIYALCVNAHKYSNCSECESMHHQQQQLPTEAETDQTQTSTSSEGFHLQFQHYLTECQLYLEAVPAMFRLELLENIFSLLFLSTADFTQQIPKDTSLNANQDCSSDTRNTNVELGAKAQTDETDHCRGQKLRSSSPTSSHPSHLDLGHFVQGCRGFVVDVAAMEGFLKLLKEGLEGMCVVGQQEGQEGGRALPREAEAAESLGCSVTPETFGARLQRLSKRTAEAQWRLQIITSNQGSENGSEGRLPMSTVGYTATSLGRSKSSSLRRRKRPGRHVAERQTSIEKHNGEVSTSASDGGGGTVTPCVEVEVCPCGGPHSWLVPAMLSPPESLLMSCIRRGNFMEAHQVSLVFDLGASPCCGELVFMERYKEVLVELERVEQKMDNQPMSSSSSSSEGLGSVAASGTGRARLGSSGRSTLQAIGSAAAAGVAFYSISDIADRLLSSPAHSMPSLEEEYWLSCCSSDPSGLLTTLLEELSPAAMAAFDLACCHCQLWKTSRQLLDTAERRLNNSLETRGVRIDPKVPHSQGICGFPMVLQQISKILSHFATNKGSVKTEAVMEDQVFSSPFGCCIQEVLLCCNPTLTEESISARLSLAQRLETTLHILSTATDNTEGSAGSALLALLVEQASLKQAELDVHPVRTNMKQLLRSLDQLCPFEPDGDLARPDYVRSFLDYVNTLASVLVRSLASEDQSVEVKLGNPLLVLLQAPFQLLSHLLFDRQVSPDRVLSLLQQEGLRLSVQQVIVQRCCETLPLWFSCPAAETDPDQTRKDDGVFSVGSLSALLQQHAQEHKTTLGITETPSGTQSDASSDSEASVEDNTPTNLSTSPPSQSSSSSSSSSSSNSFLLTPSALSFLKSRSPLLATLACLSACKGENAKAQSSGWSGYFRSGRKEVVLDGEQISREADTLLKDFPILWAYLHSLAEPVLGAPLTEGEGGSAGLGAVICGKPLVTLLLSGPQEGVTQAVAAEAFQKALSSKDLDRALSLLELYGQGCSQEGALRDQLLSYAALEDGVEGTGQLFRVQDANLRARVALQALERWPLSSCLELLDFCLSDLNTAASLRTDLERKKKELDIYRLMLNLQPRLPWATWQELRNESKTNPEPMLSRMLKAKEFSLCAQWVELYPVSEQLRLQLKTEHLLHLLEKGQTDEAFQLLEGLSDFVVGLEICEHALDRCPGLAACHFLADYLTLHFQRQVSPSRRQHIHALHLGSKVLLTLPPAARHDYFPLLSEPLLMLEQLLMNLKVDWADMAVRTLRSLLVGQEAGFGAEDIDHLLADYASKALDFSCAPRERSRSDSVISLQDSLMQCPAQDSCSLSSNQIESPTPSTSSTPTRTSSSNSLDRERDRNSAGRKRRSHAKFQPPDQPPGRRDWVPDTQQHVCMVCHRERFTMFNRRHHCRRCGRLVCHACSERKMLVEGSPGEEVRVCDQCYTYFHPDSDDELEQAEVAGSLVVTEEALDGMMHLPEVIQQQIQLSTNSAENQLLRSEFYYEQAPSAYLCVAILSLHSDQTACGHQLIVHCRSLSCKLTNPEVDACLLTDIMRQLLFSAKLMFVKVGRSQDLALCDSYISKVDVLKILVAANYKYIPSLDDILETSAVTRLRNQLLEAEHYQLAVEVSTKSGLDPGGMWQAWGMASLKAGNLSGAREKFSRCLKAPVDRNQLSLGPLLLQEIVQHLETIVRPTVATSSGEDILASLRELEDALSDACPVERPEGPTQSGDLNQECLYYLNTYGTHLALISFWVRHDSMTEALTYLLNKECPEEVFLDGVLQPSLERGRLGALQGILEKLDPGLDTCSRYLIASCQFLQRRGYFNTLYQLQQFMMDHVRAAMTCIRFFTHGASSYLQLGEQQRWLVRAKEHLRAYLQELQGRGAGRRKSQVNSFRKMMSSSDVSRHMNTIELQLEVTRFLHRCENAASSKTPQTSTPSSKSSASSSPPTLFGGSPMKVEVACKVMLGGKNIEEGFGIAYRVIQDFQLEAQAVYMRAGQRLVRQRQYGAVRQLFKCVSESGTATKNDCDALILSCVSIADKGPSDARELESLILETKSTESKIKAYLLCGKLRPAYLLAVKLEASRAGPLVQDVLQAAEGAQDSVMQNICRQWLSEHHNKSSQQRPGRPTAR, from the exons GTTTCTCCCGACATCAGAAGAGAGCTGGAGTTTCTTCTGCTCCTGGAGGAACTGGGTTCAGAGGGCATAGCAGAGACTGTTCTCAAG GAGTTGCATCAGTCCTACCTGACCAGCCAGCCGGACCAAAAGGCTGCAGAGGGTTCGGGATCAACACAAGCTGCGGTTGAGTCCTGCCTCCGAACCTtgttggagaagaagaagcccaGACTGGCTCAGTCTTTAGCACATTTCTTACAG GACCAGTCACCCACAGAGGACCACACTCTGCAGCACACGTTCATCCAACACCTGATGAAGAAACTGGCAAAACCAgagaagaaggtggaggagtGGGTGGAGGAGATATACGCAGTGTTGGCCGTGATGCCGTGGAGCTCTGGCCGGAGCGCTGGGCAGTTTGAGGCTCTGTGTGAAGCGCTGTGGGCAGCCAGAGACGGACCcctgaaagaggagaggatcCTGAGCTCGCTGCTCCGGCCTCAGTGCGACGCTCTGGTCTCTCTGTACTGCTCCACTGCTCTGAGGCTGCAGAGGGATCATCTGCTGAGGAGCACGCCCGACACACAAG TGGAGCTCCCTGAAGCAGAGAAGCTGGCTCTCAGTTTATGTTGCCACAAGGATCGTCCATCCATTTGGAAGGCCATCTATTTTGAGTGCCTTAGCAGCGGGAAGCACTTCCTGGAGCAGGTCTTG GTTACTGCACTTGACCTGGTTAAACACGAGGAGTTTTCTCAGCTGAGAGAATTAGTGCAGCTGGAGTTTCAGCCATTGTCTCGTCTGCTGTTGCTGCTCGGCTGGACTCAGTGTCGCAGCCTGAGCTCGGCCCAAAAGCTGCTCAGTGTCCTTCACCGCGAGCAG GCACCAGCCAGTGACTCTGTTCTGCAGGAATTTGCCAACCTTCTGTCCTCTCAGCTCGGAATACTCGAAtggtgtaaaaacaacaaccc AGGTATTTCCATGGAGGCCTTGCTGACACAGCTTCACACCCTGGACAATCACTCAGCTCTCTATATTCTGCATACTCTGACTCCTCTGCCTCAGTTTGAGGAGCGCAGGATACTggatctgctgcagcagctgccaaaTCCACCAGGACCAG ACGACTCTGAGGCCATCAGGACTCTGAGCCCTGGTGCACAGAGGAACATAGTTCTGTTTCAGGGCTTCTGTGTCATAAAGTACACCATCTATGCTCTTTGCGTAAATGCACATAAGTACTCAAACTGCTCCGAGTGTGAGTCCATGCATCATCAGCAACAGCAACTGCCTACTGAAGCAGAAACAGACCAAACTCAAACCTCAACTTCCTCAGAGG GTTTCCATCTGCAGTTCCAGCACTACCTGACAGAATGTCAGCTCTACCTGGAGGCCGTTCCAGCCATGTTCCGCCTGGAGCTCCTGGAGAacatcttctccctcctcttcctgtccacCGCTGACTTCACGCAGCAGATTCCAAAAGACACCAGTTTGAATGCCAATCAGGACTGTTCATCAGACACAAGAAACACTAATGTAGAATTAGGAGCCAAAGCacagacagatgagactgaTCACTGCAGGGGCCAGAAGCTGCGTTCAAGTTCCCCAACATCATCCCACCCTAGTCACCTGGACCTGGGACACTTCGTCCAGGGCTGCAGGGGTTTTGTGGTGGATGTTGCAGCCATGGAGggtttcctgaagctgctgaaggaaGGGCTGGAGGGCATGTGCGTGGTGGGTCAGCAGGAGGGGCAGGAGGGGGGAAGGGCCCTGCCTCGAGAGGCTGAGGCGGCGGAGAGCCTCGGCTGCTCGGTGACGCCGGAGACATTCGGGGCTCGTCTGCAGAGGTTGTCCAAACGCACTGCAGAGGCTCAGTGGAGGCTGCAGATCATCACCAGCAACCAGGGCAGCGAAAATG GCTCAGAGGGCCGCCTCCCCATGTCGACGGTCGGCTATACTGCGACTTCTCTGGGACGCAGTAAGAGCTCCAGtctgaggagaaggaagagaccAGGGAGGCACGTAGCAGAGAGACAAACCTCCATAGAGAAACACAATGGAGAAGTCAGCACCAGTGCATCAG ACGGTGGAGGAGGGACAGTGACACCTTGTGTAGAAGTGGAGGTCTGTCCTTGCGGAGGTCCCCACAGCTGGCTGGTCCCTGCCATGTTGTCCCCTCCAGAGTCTCTGCTCATGTCCTGCATCCGCCGAGGAAACTTCATGGAAGCTCATCAG GTGTCTCTGGTGTTCGATCTGGGGGCGTCTCCCTGTTGTGGCGAGTTGGTGTTCATGGAGCGCTACAAAGAAGTTCTGGTGGAGTTGGAGCGGGTGGAGCAGAAGATGGATAACCAGCCTATGTcttcgtcgtcctcctcctcagagggGCTGGGGTCAGTGGCTGCGTCCGGCACAGGGAGGGCTCGGCTGGGCAGCAGCGGCCGCTCCACGCTGCAGGCCATCggaagtgctgctgctgcag GTGTGGCTTTCTACTCCATCTCGGACATAGCAGACCGTCTCCTTAGTTCCCCCGCTCACTCGATGCCATCCCTGGAGGAAGAGTActggctgagctgctgctcctcagacCCGTCTGGCCTCCTCACCacgctgctggaggagctgagccCAGCAGCCATGGCGGCCTTCGACCTGGCGTGCTGCCACTGTCAGCTTTGGAAGACGTCCCGGCAGCTGCTGGACACAGCAGAGCGCCGGCTCAACAACAGCCTGGAGACTCGAG GAGTAAGAATTGACCCCAAAGTTCCTCATTCTCAGGGGATCTGTGGATTTCCAATGGTGTTACAACAGATCAGCAAGATCCTCAGTCACTTTGCAACAAACAAGGGCTCCGTCAAAACAG AAGCTGTTATGGAGGACCAAGTGTTTTCCAGCCCGTTCGGCTGCTGTATTCAGGAAGTGCTCCTGTGTTGCAACCCCACCCTGACCGAGGAGAGCATCTCTGCTCGACTCAGTCTGGCTCAACGCTTGGAGACCACCCTGCACATTCTGAGCACTGCTACAGATAATACAG AGGGCAGCGCGGGCAGCGCTCTTCTGGCTCTGTTAGTGGAGCAGGCCAGCCTGAAGCAGGCGGAGCTCGACGTTCACCCTGTCCGCACCAACATGAAACAGCTGCTTCGCTCCCTGGACCAGCTCTGCCCCTTCGAGCCGGATGGAGACCTCGCCAGACCTGATTACGTTCGCAGTTTCCTTGACTACGTCAACACGTTAGCATCCGTGCTGGTGCGCAGCCTTGCTTCAGAAG ACCAAAGTGTTGAAGTGAAGCTTGGGAATCCACTGCTCGTGTTGCTTCAAGCTCCATTTCAGCTCCTCTCCCACCTGCTCTTTGACAGACAGGTGTCTCCTGACAG agtgctgtccctgctgcagcaggaaggtCTGCGACTGAGCGTCCAGCAGGTGATTGTCCAGCGATGCTGTGAGACTTTGCCCTTGTGGTTCTCTTGTCCAGCTGCTGAAACAGACCCTGATCAAACCAGAAAAGATGATGGAGTGTTCAGCGTTGGCAGCTTGTCTGCCCTGCTCCAGCAGCACGCTCAGGAGCACAAGACAACTCTGGGAATCACAGAAACTCCTTCAGGCACTCAGTCAGATGCAAGCTCGGACTCTGAGGCCTCAGTGGAAGACAACACACCAACCAACCTCTCCACCTCGCCTCCCtctcagtcctcctcctcctcttcctcctcttcttcgtcaAACTCTTTCCTCCTCACACCATCGGCCCTGTCTTTCCTAAAGTCTCGCTCCCCCTTACTGGCCACGCTGGCGTGTCTGAGTGCATGTAAAGGAGAAAACGCTAAGGCACAATCCTCCGGATGGTCGGGATATTTCCGCAGTGGACGTAAGGAGGTTGTCCTGGACGGTGAGCAGATTTCTCGAGAAGCGGATACACTCCTGAAAGATTTCCCTATTCTCTGGGCCTATCTTCACTCCCTGGCTGAACCAGTGCTGGGCGCCCCGCTGactgagggagagggaggctcCGCTGGACTCGGGGCGGTGATTTGTGGGAAACCTCTCGTCACTCTCCTGCTGTCTGGGCCACAGGAAGGAGTTACCCAGGCTGTGGCAGCTGAGGCCTTCCAGAAAGCTCTTTCCTCCAAAGACCTGGACCGAGCTCTCAGCCTACTGGAGCTGTATGGGCAAGGCTGCAGCCAGGAGGGGGCGCTAAGAGACCAGCTGCTTTCCTATGCTGCTTTGGAAG ATGGAGTTGAAGGCACAGGTCAGCTGTTCCGCGTGCAGGACGCGAACCTGCGAGCCCGTGTTGCCCTGCAGGCTCTGGAGCGGTGGCCCCTGTCGTCCTGCCTGGAGCTGCTCGACTTCTGCCTCAGTGACCTGAACACTGCGGCCTCGCTGAGAACCGACTTGGAGCGGAAGAAGAAAGAACTGGACATCTATCGCTTG ATGTTGAATCTACAGCCTCGGTTGCCCTGGGCTACGTGGCAGGAGCTGAGGAATGAGTCCAAGACCAACCCTGAGCCCATGTTGTCCCGGATGCTGAAGGCAAAG gagttttctctgtgtgcacagtGGGTGGAGCTGTACCCTGTGTCCGAGcagctgaggctgcagctgaagacTGAGCATCTGCTTCATCTGCTGGAGaagggacagacagacgaagCTTTCCAG TTACTCGAGGGCCTCTCTGATTTCGTGGTCGGCCTGGAGATTTGTGAGCACGCTCTGGACCGCTGCCCCGGCCTGGCTGCCTGTCACTTCCTGGCTGACTATCTCACCCTGCATTTTCAGAGGCAGGTGTCTCCCTCGCGACGACAACACATCCACGCTCTTCATCTGGGCTCTAAG gtgCTACTGACTCTGCCCCCAGCAGCCAGGCACGATTATTTCCCCCTGCTGTCCGAGCCTCTGCTGATGCTGGAGCAGCTTCTGATGAACCTGAAGGTGGACTGGGCCGACATGGCAGTGAGAACCCTGCGGAGCCTCCTGGTGGGTCAGGAGGCCGGCTTTGGTGCCGAAGACATCGATCATCTCCTGGCGGACTACGCCTCCAAGGCCCTCGACTTCTCCTGTGCCCCCAGAGAGCGGAGCAGATCCG ACTCTGTGATCAGCCTCCAGGACTCGCTGATGCAGTGTCCTGCTCAGGACAGCTGCTCCCTATCGTCCAATCAAATCGAGTCTCCAACGCCTTCCACAA GCAGCACTCCTACACGCACCTCCTCCTCGAACAGCTTGGACAGGGAGAGGGATCGAAACTCAGCAGGGAGGAAACGTCGCTCGCATGCCAAGTTCCAGCCTCCGGATCAACCCCCCGGCCGTAGAGACTGGGTCCCTGACACCCAACAGCATGTGTGCATGGTCTGCCACCGAGAGAGGTTCACCATG TTCAACAGACGGCATCACTGTCGGAGATGTGGCCGACTTGTTTGTCACGCGTGTTCTGAGCGTAAGATGCTGGTAGAGGGAAGTCCAGGAGAAGAAGTCAGAGTCTGTGACCAGTGTTACACCTACTTTCACCCAGA TTCTGACGATGAGCTGGAACAAGCTGAAG TGGCTGGTAGCCTCGTGGTGACAGAGGAAGCCTTAGATGGGATGATGCATCTGCCTGAAGTGATCCAGCAACAGATCCAACTCAGCACAAACTCTGCAGAGAACCAGCTGCTGCGGAGCGAGTTCTACTACGAACAG GCTCCCAGTGCATACCTCTGCGTGGCCATATTGTCTCTGCACAGTGACCAAACAGCGTGTGGCCACCAGCTCATCGTCCACTGCCGCTCTCTGTCCTGCAAGCTGACCAACCCGGAGGTGGACGCCTGCCTCCTCACCGACATCATGCGGCAGCTGCTCTTCAGCGCCAAGCTGATGTTCGTCAAGGTCGGCCGCAGCCAGGATCTGGCCTTGTGTGACAG TTACATCAGTAAAGTCGACGTGCTTAAGATTCTCGTGGCGGCAAATTACAAATACATTCCTTCTCTGGACGACATTCTGGAGACGTCTGCTGTCACGCGTCTTCGTAATCAGCTGCTGGAGGCCGAGCACTACCAGCTAGCAGTGGAG GTGTCTACCAAGAGCGGCCTGGACCCTGGTGGCATGTGGCAGGCGTGGGGGATGGCCTCTCTGAAGGCAGGGAACCTCTCAGGGGCGAGGGAGAAGTTTTCCCGCTGCCTGAAAGCTCCAGTGGACAGAAACCAGCTGAGCCTGGGTCCTTTACTGCTGCAGGAGATCGTCCAGCACCTGGAGACCATCGTACGACCCACTGTGGCCACG TCTTCTGGCGAGGACATCTTGGCATCGCTGCGGGAGCTGGAGGACGCGCTGAGCGACGCGTGTCCTGTCGAGCGACCAGAGGGACCAACGCAGAGCGGCGACCTCAACCAGGAGTGTCTGTACTACCTGAACACATATGGCACTCACCTGGCACTCATCAGCTTCTGGGTGCGGCATGACTCCATGACCGAGGCCCTGACGTACCTGCTCAACAAG GAGTGCCCAGAGGAGGTGTTTCTAGACGGTGTGTTGCAGCCCAGCCTGGAGCGAGGGCGTCTTGGCGCCCTGCAGGGGATACTGGAAAAACTGGACCCAGGCCTGGATACGTGCAGCCGCTACCTCATCGCCTCCTGCCAGTTCCTGCAGCGGCGAGGATACTTCAATACTCTCTACCAGCTCCAACAGTTCATGATG GATCATGTACGTGCAGCCATGACCTGTATCCGATTCTTCACTCATGGAGCCAGTTCGTACCTTCAGCTGGGAGAACAGCAG CGCTGGCTGGTCCGAGCCAAAGAGCACCTGAGGGCGTATCTTCAGGAGCTGCAAGGGCGGGGCGCCGGGAGGAGAAAATCTCAGGTCAACTCGTTTAGGAAGATGATGTCGTCCAGTGACGTCTCCAG GCACATGAACACGATTGAGCTCCAGCTGGAAGTGACCCGGTTCCTCCATCGCTGTGAGAATGCTGCTTCCTCCAAGACGCCACAGACCAGCACACCTTCCTCCAAGTCCTCTGCATCCAGTTCACCACCCACACTGTTCGGAGGGAGTCCGATGAAGGTTGAGGTCGCCTGTAAG GTCATGCTCGGAGGAAAAAACATAGAAGAGGGGTTTGGCATCGCTTACAGAGTCATACAG GACTTCCAGCTGGAGGCGCAGGCCGTCTACATGCGTGCCGGTCAGAGGCTCGTCAGGCAGCGGCAGTATGGAGCCGTGCGGCAGCTGTTCAAGTGTGTCAGCGAATCAGGCACTGCCACCAAAAACGACTGCGACGCCCTCATCCTCAGCTGTGTCTCCATCGCAGATAAGGGGCCGTCTGAT GCGAGGGAACTGGAAAGTCTCATTCTAGAGACCAAGAGCACAGAGAGCAAG atcAAAGCTTACCTGCTGTGCGGTAAACTGCGGCCAGCGTACCTGCTCGCCGTCAAGCTGGAGGCGAGCCGTGCGGGCCCGCTGGTCCAGGACGTCCTTCAGGCGGCCGAGGGAGCGCAGGACTCAGTGATGCAGAACATCTGTCGCCAGTGGCTGTCTGAACATCACAACAAGTCGTCTCAGCAGCGCCCGGGCCGGCCCACGGCCAGGTAA